One genomic region from Methanobrevibacter olleyae encodes:
- a CDS encoding ferritin-like domain-containing protein — translation MAEYERKVGVTKGTPVEKEVQANYMGECQEVGIYMAMARQASSEGYGELAEVFKRLAFEEAEHGARFAEMNGVIKPSLSENIDMMLEGELMANVEKREAADKAQEAGIEDAADFFRESSKDEGRHSRILKGIKERYGL, via the coding sequence ATGGCTGAATATGAACGTAAAGTTGGAGTAACTAAAGGTACTCCTGTAGAAAAAGAAGTACAAGCAAATTACATGGGTGAATGTCAAGAAGTAGGTATTTACATGGCTATGGCTAGACAAGCATCTAGTGAAGGATACGGAGAATTAGCAGAAGTCTTTAAAAGATTAGCATTTGAAGAAGCTGAACATGGTGCAAGATTTGCTGAAATGAATGGAGTAATTAAACCAAGTTTATCTGAAAACATTGACATGATGTTAGAAGGAGAGTTAATGGCTAATGTAGAAAAAAGAGAAGCTGCTGATAAAGCTCAAGAAGCAGGTATCGAAGATGCAGCTGACTTCTTTAGAGAAAGTTCCAAAGATGAAGGACGTCATTCCAGAATCTTAAAAGGAATTAAAGAA